One window of Fusobacterium polymorphum genomic DNA carries:
- a CDS encoding heavy-metal-associated domain-containing protein encodes MKLNLKIDGMGCEHCIKSVREALEGVNGVKVLDVKIGSAEVEVENDSVLNEIKEKLDDAGYDLV; translated from the coding sequence ATGAAATTAAATTTAAAAATTGATGGTATGGGTTGTGAACACTGTATTAAATCTGTTAGAGAAGCACTTGAAGGAGTAAATGGAGTAAAAGTTTTAGATGTAAAAATTGGTTCAGCAGAAGTAGAAGTAGAAAATGATAGTGTATTAAATGAAATAAAAGAAAAACTAGATGATGCAGGTTATGATTTAGTTTAG
- a CDS encoding heavy metal translocating P-type ATPase: MENDIKLGAEVDNNQERDNKKLELKIDGISCQACVAKIERKLSRTGGVEKALVNISNNMADIEYNEKEIKASEIMKIIEKLGYTPKRREDLKDKEEAIRAEKKLKSELTKSKIAIVLSLILMYISMSHMLGLPVPHIIYPVDNIANYVAVQFIIAVTVMIIGKRFYKVGFRQLFMLSPNMDSLVAVGTSSAFIYSLYISYKIFADKNIHLMHSLYYESAAMIIAFVMLGKYLETLSKGKASAAIKKLVNFQAKKANIIRNGEVIEIGIEEVSKGDTVFIKPGEKIPVDGVIIEGHSTIDEAMITGESIPVEKSENDKVYSGSINKDGALKVVVNATEGETLISKIAKLVEDAQMTKAPIARLADKVSLIFVPTVIFVAIFAALLWWFLIKYNVVSVNQNPFEFVLTIFISILIIACPCSLGLATPTAIMVGTGKGAELGILIKSGEALEKLNQIDTIVFDKTGTLTEGTPKVIDIVSLANIDKDEILKIAASMEVSSEHPLGKAVYDEAKEKNINLYDVKNFLSISGRGVIGEIEAKKYLLGNKKLLLDNNIKDLHEEEIHKYELQGKTTILLADEEKLIAFITLADVVRNESLELIKKLKKENIKTYMLTGDNERTARVIAEKLGIDDVIAEVSPEDKYKKVKELQEQGKKVAMVGDGINDSPALAQADVGMAIGSGTDIAIESADIVLMGKDIETIFTAIRLSRATIKNIKENLFWAFFYNTCGIPIAGGLLYLFTGHLLNPMIAGLAMGLSSVSVVSNALRLKRFK, from the coding sequence ATGGAAAATGATATAAAATTAGGAGCAGAGGTTGACAATAACCAAGAAAGAGATAATAAGAAATTAGAATTAAAAATTGATGGTATCAGTTGTCAAGCTTGTGTTGCAAAGATAGAAAGAAAATTATCAAGGACTGGTGGAGTAGAAAAAGCTCTTGTTAATATTTCAAATAATATGGCAGATATTGAATATAATGAAAAAGAAATAAAAGCTAGTGAAATTATGAAAATAATTGAAAAACTGGGTTATACTCCAAAAAGAAGAGAAGATTTAAAAGATAAAGAAGAAGCAATCAGAGCAGAAAAAAAATTAAAATCAGAATTAACTAAATCAAAAATTGCAATAGTTTTATCTTTGATACTGATGTATATATCTATGAGTCATATGCTTGGATTACCAGTTCCTCATATAATTTATCCTGTGGATAATATAGCTAATTATGTGGCAGTACAATTTATTATAGCTGTAACTGTAATGATAATTGGAAAAAGATTCTATAAGGTTGGTTTTAGACAATTATTTATGTTAAGTCCTAATATGGATAGCTTGGTAGCAGTGGGGACAAGTTCAGCATTTATATATAGTCTATATATAAGTTATAAAATATTTGCAGATAAGAATATACACTTAATGCATTCACTATACTATGAATCAGCTGCAATGATAATAGCTTTTGTAATGCTGGGGAAATATTTAGAAACTTTGAGCAAAGGTAAAGCCTCAGCTGCAATAAAGAAATTGGTAAATTTTCAAGCAAAAAAAGCTAATATTATAAGAAATGGTGAAGTAATTGAAATAGGTATAGAAGAAGTATCAAAAGGAGATACAGTTTTCATAAAACCTGGTGAGAAAATTCCAGTTGATGGTGTAATAATAGAAGGACATTCAACTATTGATGAAGCTATGATTACAGGAGAGAGTATACCAGTTGAAAAGTCTGAAAATGATAAGGTATATAGTGGAAGTATAAATAAAGATGGAGCATTGAAAGTTGTTGTAAATGCAACAGAAGGAGAAACTCTAATATCAAAAATAGCAAAACTTGTTGAAGATGCACAGATGACAAAGGCACCAATAGCAAGACTTGCTGATAAAGTTTCTTTAATATTTGTTCCAACAGTTATTTTTGTTGCCATTTTTGCAGCTCTACTTTGGTGGTTTTTAATAAAGTACAATGTAGTATCAGTAAATCAAAATCCGTTTGAATTTGTATTGACTATTTTTATATCTATACTTATAATTGCCTGCCCTTGTTCATTAGGACTTGCCACACCAACAGCTATAATGGTTGGAACAGGTAAAGGAGCAGAGTTAGGTATCTTAATAAAATCTGGTGAAGCATTGGAAAAATTAAATCAAATTGATACTATTGTTTTTGATAAAACAGGTACTTTGACAGAAGGAACACCAAAAGTTATAGATATAGTAAGCTTAGCTAATATAGATAAAGATGAAATATTAAAAATAGCTGCTTCTATGGAAGTAAGTTCAGAACACCCATTAGGAAAAGCAGTTTATGATGAAGCAAAAGAAAAGAATATAAATTTATATGATGTAAAAAATTTCTTATCTATTTCAGGTAGGGGAGTAATTGGAGAAATTGAAGCTAAAAAATACTTATTAGGAAATAAAAAATTACTTCTTGATAACAATATAAAAGATTTACATGAAGAAGAAATACATAAATATGAATTACAAGGAAAAACAACTATACTTCTAGCTGATGAGGAAAAGTTAATTGCTTTTATAACATTGGCAGATGTTGTTAGAAATGAAAGTCTTGAACTTATAAAGAAGTTGAAAAAAGAAAATATAAAAACATATATGCTTACTGGTGATAATGAAAGAACTGCAAGAGTTATAGCAGAAAAATTAGGAATTGATGATGTTATTGCAGAAGTGTCTCCTGAAGATAAATATAAAAAAGTTAAAGAATTACAAGAGCAAGGTAAAAAAGTTGCAATGGTTGGAGATGGTATAAATGATTCTCCTGCACTTGCACAAGCAGATGTTGGAATGGCAATAGGAAGTGGAACAGATATTGCAATAGAAAGTGCTGATATAGTACTTATGGGTAAAGATATAGAAACTATTTTTACTGCTATAAGATTGAGTAGAGCAACTATTAAGAATATAAAAGAAAATCTATTCTGGGCATTTTTCTATAACACTTGTGGTATTCCAATAGCTGGAGGTTTACTATATTTATTTACAGGACATTTACTAAATCCCATGATAGCAGGGCTTGCTATGGGGTTAAGTTCTGTATCAGTTGTAAGCAATGCTTTGAGGTTAAAGAGATTTAAATAA
- a CDS encoding toxin-antitoxin system YwqK family antitoxin — translation MKKILSALLLLFAMLLSACGGVKYEFKDGVMYGDGKEATGTFEFKSGKYKVKGNFVNGLPNGLFEKYYSDGSIMVKDTYENGVNTKEALYYKNGQLMGSFADNEDLKLHYDNGNLIMTYNDKTGESIIYHENGNPLMTVGDTESAIYNENNEMLFKVRNGEAVDIGASLRNLEDGSFELVKDNKVVAKVDANGEIVNYLYSTGETLMRANDVTAATEIFFKNGTSFFRAEGNNFTLNYKDGKPLYKLEGDTWKFYNEEGDEIISNFEIITDIKKID, via the coding sequence ATGAAAAAAATATTATCAGCATTATTATTACTCTTTGCAATGTTATTATCTGCCTGTGGTGGAGTAAAATACGAATTCAAAGATGGAGTTATGTATGGAGATGGGAAAGAAGCAACAGGAACATTTGAATTTAAATCGGGTAAATATAAAGTAAAAGGAAACTTTGTAAATGGTTTACCTAATGGATTATTTGAAAAATATTATTCAGATGGAAGTATTATGGTAAAAGATACTTATGAAAATGGTGTAAATACAAAGGAAGCGTTGTATTATAAAAATGGTCAGTTAATGGGAAGTTTTGCAGATAATGAAGATTTAAAACTTCATTATGATAATGGAAATTTAATTATGACTTATAATGATAAAACAGGCGAAAGTATAATTTATCATGAAAATGGAAATCCTTTAATGACTGTTGGAGACACAGAATCAGCTATATATAACGAAAATAATGAAATGCTATTCAAAGTAAGAAATGGAGAAGCAGTAGATATTGGAGCAAGCTTAAGAAATTTAGAAGATGGTTCATTTGAGCTTGTAAAAGATAATAAAGTTGTAGCTAAAGTAGATGCAAATGGAGAGATTGTAAATTATTTATACTCAACTGGGGAAACATTAATGAGAGCAAATGATGTTACTGCAGCAACAGAAATTTTCTTTAAAAATGGAACTAGTTTTTTTAGAGCAGAAGGAAATAATTTTACCTTAAATTATAAAGATGGAAAGCCGTTATATAAGCTAGAAGGTGATACATGGAAGTTTTATAATGAAGAAGGAGATGAAATTATTAGTAATTTTGAAATAATTACAGATATAAAAAAAATAGATTAA
- a CDS encoding toxin-antitoxin system YwqK family antitoxin, which translates to MKKGIILLALIFGACVNLENVGSNSGGDVKEIKTANINTTKNYEKRNGVLYVDNVLANGKQEYKEKNGVVIRGNYREGLPDGVQEKYYPSGKIYGKINIINNKTEGTETNYYENGKTLSQLDYTQGKLISGKLYYENGNILSKIEGKKMTIFYSSGKKLFTMNKSDVAVYHENGKEVFSNSDEGVKINGEAAEKSLLDMFSKDKLLKTALYLLTSNTVQAEYKNGKPSIQLQGTTAVMYYESGKILLELSPSLDGTVNSKIYYENGQLMQVEDRNRSGRSVKVYDKAGNLIADTTYSKEHEIRQIF; encoded by the coding sequence ATGAAAAAAGGAATAATATTATTAGCATTAATTTTTGGAGCTTGTGTAAATTTAGAGAATGTTGGTAGTAATTCAGGAGGAGATGTAAAAGAAATTAAAACTGCCAATATAAATACAACTAAAAATTATGAAAAAAGAAATGGAGTCTTATATGTGGATAATGTTCTCGCTAATGGGAAACAAGAATATAAAGAAAAGAATGGTGTTGTAATAAGAGGAAATTATAGAGAAGGTCTACCTGATGGAGTACAAGAAAAATATTATCCTAGTGGTAAGATATATGGAAAAATTAATATAATTAATAATAAGACAGAGGGAACAGAGACTAATTATTATGAAAATGGAAAAACTCTTTCTCAACTAGATTATACACAAGGAAAATTGATCTCTGGAAAATTATACTATGAAAATGGAAATATACTTTCTAAAATTGAAGGTAAAAAAATGACCATTTTTTATTCAAGTGGAAAAAAATTATTCACTATGAATAAGTCAGATGTAGCTGTATATCATGAAAATGGAAAAGAAGTTTTTTCCAATTCAGATGAAGGAGTCAAAATAAATGGAGAAGCTGCGGAAAAATCTCTTTTAGATATGTTTTCAAAAGATAAATTATTAAAGACAGCACTTTATTTATTAACTTCTAATACAGTTCAAGCAGAATATAAAAATGGAAAACCTTCTATACAATTACAAGGAACAACTGCTGTTATGTACTATGAAAGTGGAAAAATCTTATTAGAGTTATCTCCAAGTTTAGATGGAACAGTAAATAGTAAAATTTATTATGAAAATGGTCAATTGATGCAAGTAGAAGATAGAAATAGATCAGGTAGAAGTGTTAAAGTATACGATAAAGCAGGGAATTTAATAGCTGACACTACTTATTCAAAAGAACATGAAATAAGACAAATATTTTAG
- a CDS encoding adhesion protein FadA produces the protein MKAKILLCSMLILGSLSYAAEPAPTDSVAQEVMSEVKNIEAEYQALMQKEAERKEEFKQEKETLEKEVQELKERQLGREELYAKLKEDSKVRWHRDEYKKLLKRFDEYYNKLEQKIADKEQQIAELTKLLEVLN, from the coding sequence ATGAAAGCAAAGATTTTATTATGCTCAATGTTAATATTGGGATCATTATCTTATGCAGCTGAACCAGCACCAACAGATTCAGTAGCACAAGAAGTAATGAGTGAAGTAAAAAATATTGAAGCAGAATACCAAGCATTAATGCAAAAAGAAGCAGAAAGAAAAGAAGAGTTTAAACAAGAAAAAGAAACTCTTGAAAAAGAGGTACAAGAACTAAAAGAAAGACAACTAGGAAGAGAAGAACTTTATGCTAAATTAAAAGAAGATTCAAAAGTAAGATGGCATAGAGATGAGTACAAGAAGTTACTAAAAAGATTTGACGAATACTATAACAAACTAGAACAAAAAATTGCTGACAAAGAACAACAAATAGCAGAATTAACAAAATTACTAGAAGTATTAAATTAA
- a CDS encoding FAD-I family protein → MKNKILFGTMLALLLVGSVSFADDDADKKRLLEEYDKMQAEKAKEAEKSAKENPQATETTEVVGENGEVVVTEGEEVAVAPKKAEKDMTEAERMDVEVQRIKKRMMEINDKIENYNKTNEMIDNLEKNVGELERKVNY, encoded by the coding sequence GTGAAAAATAAAATATTATTTGGAACAATGTTAGCATTACTATTAGTAGGCTCAGTTTCATTTGCAGATGATGATGCAGATAAAAAGAGACTACTAGAAGAATATGACAAAATGCAAGCAGAAAAAGCAAAAGAAGCAGAAAAATCAGCAAAAGAAAACCCACAAGCAACAGAAACAACAGAAGTTGTAGGAGAAAATGGAGAAGTAGTTGTAACAGAAGGAGAAGAAGTTGCAGTTGCTCCAAAGAAAGCTGAAAAGGATATGACAGAAGCAGAAAGAATGGATGTAGAAGTTCAAAGAATCAAAAAAAGAATGATGGAAATAAATGACAAGATTGAAAACTATAATAAAACAAATGAAATGATAGACAACTTAGAAAAGAATGTTGGGGAATTAGAAAGAAAAGTAAATTACTAA
- a CDS encoding OmpA family protein encodes MGKRKNSTTTIIVMLFLLIFSLPALAALTTTQMRENSIRINALELKNIDILNSEAPKEMTIVLDERALNFDFDKSNVKPEYYDLLKNIKEFVEQNNYEITIVGHTDSIGSNAYNFKLSRRRAESVKAKLLEFGLTEDRIVGIEAMGEEQPIATNETKEGRAQNRRVEFKLVQRETVQGTTATPETSESK; translated from the coding sequence ATGGGAAAGAGAAAAAACTCAACAACAACAATAATAGTAATGTTGTTCTTATTAATATTTTCTTTACCAGCATTAGCAGCATTAACAACAACTCAAATGCGTGAAAATAGTATAAGAATAAATGCACTTGAATTAAAGAATATAGATATATTAAATTCAGAAGCACCAAAAGAAATGACAATAGTATTAGATGAAAGAGCATTAAATTTTGATTTTGATAAATCAAATGTAAAACCAGAATACTATGATTTATTAAAGAATATAAAAGAATTTGTAGAACAAAACAACTATGAAATAACAATAGTAGGGCACACTGACTCAATAGGAAGTAATGCATATAACTTTAAACTTTCAAGAAGAAGAGCAGAAAGTGTAAAAGCTAAGTTATTAGAATTTGGATTAACAGAAGATAGAATAGTAGGAATAGAAGCAATGGGAGAAGAACAACCAATAGCAACTAACGAAACAAAAGAAGGAAGAGCTCAAAACAGAAGAGTTGAATTTAAATTAGTTCAAAGAGAAACTGTTCAAGGAACAACAGCTACTCCAGAAACAAGTGAAAGTAAATAG